The Candidatus Synechococcus calcipolaris G9 genome contains the following window.
AGTTTGTGTCTGAGCGAAATTATGACGATTCTCATCGGCTTCCACCAGTCTTCCTATCGCAATTTCAAAGCTTACTACACCGAGAAGGTACACGCTCACTGGTGCTCTGCCTTTCCAGGCTTGGTTAGCTACGGGCGTTTTGTTGAGTGAATAAAGTTTGTCACAACCGTCGCATCCCTCAGCACAAAGTGTTTAAAAACTTGGCGGCATGCGGTAAAACTTCTGTGGATTGGTTCTTTGGCTTCAAGCTGCATCTGGTGATCAACGACAAAGGAGAGTTGCTCAACTTCACCTTCACACCAGGTAACACAGATGACCGTACACCTGTCCCTCAACTGCTGAAACACCTCTTTGGCAAGGTGTTTGCAGACAAGGGCTATATCTCCCAGAAATTGGCAAAATAGTTGATGGAGGCAACGGGGATACAACTGATCACGAAGCTACGACGCAACATGAAGAATCGTTTGTTGGGATTGAGCGATCGCTTGATGCTGAGAAAACGGGCCATTATCGAGACAGTAATTGATCAGTTGAAGAACATTTCTCAAATTGAACACTCTCGCCACCGTTCCCCGATCAATTGCTTAGTGAACATTGTCTGTGGGCTAATTGCCTATACTCACCAACCGAAGAAGCCCTCCATTGCCATTGATCACCATTTGCTCACAGTTGCTTAAACCGAACTCACGTTTTTTAAGAATCTCACCGACCCTTCTCAAGGGGGGAAGCTAGGGAAATCCTGTTTGGCTCTAAAACTATCTTTTCGATGAATTGGCGAATGAGTTGGTTGGAAATAGGGGTTTCTTGAACCTTTTGAATCATCTGCTGGAGGTGCTCGGGATCATCAAAGTAGCGATCGCAGTATCGACTAATACGGGCAATCAAATCCTGGCGATCCACCTCTGGATGGAATTGGAAACCATAGAAGGGTAGGTTGGGCAAACGAAAGGCATGGTAGGGACAGCGATCGCTCTGGGCCAGATGGATCACTCCCTCAGGTAAGGTGAGGGCCCGCTCCTGGTGTCCCGATACCGCTAAAAATGAATCGGGGACATCCTGAAACAGGGGATCGGTTTGGGCTGCTGGCGTTAAGGAAATTCGGTAGGTTCCCATTTCCATATTGGGGCGATCCAGAATAATCGTGCCTCCTAGGGCTTGCACCGCAATTTGAAAGCCAAAACAGGAGGCCAATACCGGAATTTTGCGTTCAATGCAGGACAACAGTAGGGCTTCCGCAGCGGGCACAAAGGGATAGCGATCGGGGTGGAGAACCGATGCATCGCTGGAACCGCCGACAAAGAGTGCGTCATAGCCATCAATGACATTAGGGGTGAAATCCGGGCAGTCAAAGCCATTCAACACCGTAAATTGGTGCGCATTGAGGTGACTAAAGCGGATAAACTCCGCTAGTTCTT
Protein-coding sequences here:
- a CDS encoding type 1 glutamine amidotransferase, which translates into the protein MNSSTSSPNPCPEHLRILLLQARNDPTTQAEELAEFIRFSHLNAHQFTVLNGFDCPDFTPNVIDGYDALFVGGSSDASVLHPDRYPFVPAAEALLLSCIERKIPVLASCFGFQIAVQALGGTIILDRPNMEMGTYRISLTPAAQTDPLFQDVPDSFLAVSGHQERALTLPEGVIHLAQSDRCPYHAFRLPNLPFYGFQFHPEVDRQDLIARISRYCDRYFDDPEHLQQMIQKVQETPISNQLIRQFIEKIVLEPNRISLASPLEKGR